The nucleotide sequence GCCGCTTCCATGCCCGAGCCGCACATCTTGTTCAGGGTGGTGCAGCGGGTCGACTTGTCGAGCCCGGCCCCCAGCGCCGCTTGCCGCGCCGGGGCCTGGCCCTGGCCGGCGGCGAGCACGCAGCCGAACAGCACTTCTTCTACGGAATTCGGGGCAATACCGGCGCGCTCCACGGCGGCCTTGATCGCGGCGGCGCCCAGTTGCGGGGCACTGAGGCTCTTGAGTTCGCCCTGGAAACCGCCCATGGGGGTGCGGACGGCGCTGACGATGACAATCGGATCGTTGGACATGACTGTTCCCTTCCTATTTGGCGGCCATACGCAAGGCACCGTCGAGACGGATCACCTCGCCGTTGAGCATGCTGTTCTCAATGATATGCCTGACCAGCGCCGCGTACTCGGCCGGTTTGCCCAGGCGCGGCGGGAACGGTACGCCGGCGGCCAGGGAATCGCGGACCTCCGGGGTCATGCCGGCCATCATCGGCGTTTCGAAAATACCTGGCGCGATGGTCATCACGCGGATCCCGAAACGCGCCAGTTCCCGGGCGGCCGGCAGGGTCAGGCTGGCGATCGCGCCCTTGGACGCCGCATAGGCCGCTTGGCCGATCTGCCCGTCGAACGCTGCCACCGACGCGGTGTTGATGATCACGCCGCGCTCGCCGTCGGCATCGGCCTCGGTTTCGGCAATGGCCGCAGCGGCCAGGCGCAGCAGATTGAAACTGCCGATCAGGTTGACGTTGATCACCTGGCTGAAACTGGCGAGCCCATGGGGACCGTTCTTGCCGAGGATCTTCTCGCCACGCACGATGCCGGCGCAGTTCACCAGGCCATTGAGGCCACCGAAGGCCTCGACCGTAGCCTTGACCGCCGCTTCGGCCGCCGCCTCGTTGCTGATGTCCGCCACTACGCTCTGGCAGCCGAGCTTCTGTGCCTGGGCGGCCACGGCTTCGGCATTGAGGTCCACCAGCATCACCTTGGCGCCGGCCTTGACCAGCAGCTCGCCAGTGGCCGCACCGAGGCCGGACGCACCGCCGCTGACGAGGAAAATCTTGTTGTCGATCTGCATCATGGTTTCCTTGGATTCAAGCTGAAACGTTCTGCGCCGCCGCTTCTTGGGCTTTGGCGACTTCCTGGTTGCGCAAGATAAAGCGCTGTACTTTGCCGCTTGGGGTTTTCGGCAAGTCGCTGACAAATTCGATTTCACGGGGATAGGCATGGGCGGCGAGGCGCTTGCGCACATGTTGGCGCAACTCTTCGGCCAGCTCCGGCGCGGCGCGGTACTGGGCGCTGAGCACGACGAAGGCCTTCACCAGTTCGGTCCGCTCCGGGTCGGGTTTGCCGATCACCGCCGCTTCGACCACCGCCGGGTGTTCAATCAGGGCGCTTTCCACGTCGAAGGGACCGACGCGATAGCCCGAGGTGGTGATCACGTCGTCACTGCGGCCGACGAAACTGATGCTGCCGTCCGGGTTCAGCTCAACGGTGTCACCGCTCAGGTAATAATTGCCGACGAAGGATTTGGTCGGCCCGCCCTGGTAGCCGGCGAACCAGCACATGGGTGACTGGCTACGGTCGACGGCGAGAATCCCCGGCTGGCCGACGCCCAGTTCCTGATGGTTTTCATCCAGCACCACGATCCGGTGGCCTGGCGAGGCGAAACCGGCCGCGCCCAGGTGCACCGGATGCGTCAGCCCATGGTGGTTGCACAGCACCATGCCCAGTTCGGTCTGGCCGTAATGGTCATGGATCACCACGTCCAGGTTATCGGCGAACCAGCGGATCACTTCCGGGTTCAGCGGCTCGCCGGCACTGCTGACGATGCGCAGCCGGCCCTTGATCGACCGGGCGAACTGCTCGCCGCCGGCAATCAGCAGGCGATAAGCCGTGGGCGAACCCGTGAGGTTGGTGATGCCGTACTTGTTGATGACCCGGCAGGTGCTTTCCAGGGTAAACGGACCATCGTAGAACGTGATGGGATGTCCCATCGCCAACGGGCCAGTCACGCCGAAGTAGACGCCGTAGGCCCAGCCCGGATCGGCAAGATTCCAGAACGCGTCTTCGGGCCTCAGGTCCACGGCGTCCCGGGTGTAGCTCTGGAAGGCGACGATGGCCTTGAGCGGTATGGACAACGCCTTGGCCGGCCCGGTGGTGCCGGAGGTGAACATCAGCAGGAAGGGGTCCTCGCCGGTGAGCATCACCGGTTCGCATTGATTGGAATGGTTCGCCACTTCAGCCCAGAAACTGTAGTCGCCCCGAACGATCCCCCGGCCTTTTTCGCCGCCGACGGTGACCACGGTGGGACAACCGGTCACTTCGTTGAGCTTGGGCCGATTGACTGCGTCGGTGACGACGATGCGTGCGCCAGATCCACCGAGACGGTGCTCGATGGCCTTGGGGCCGAACGCAGTGAACAACGGCTGATACACCGCCCCGATGCGCCAGGTGGCGAGCACCACGATCAGCAGCTCCGCAGTGCGAGGCAGCAGGCCGGCAACCTTGTCGCCCTTGCCCACGCCCTGGGTCAGCAGGAAATTGGCGAAACGCGCGGCGTGGTCCTGCAGGTCACGGTAGGTCCAGGTCGCGTCGCTGCCGTCACGGCCCTCCCAGAACAACGCGATGCGCCCCGGCAACGCATGCTGGTCGCAACATTCGACGCAGGCGTTCAGCGCCTCGAGCGAACCGTGCAGTGCGGCATTGACGGTGTGCTGGTAATCGAACTGCGATGTGGCGGACGAGTAATCGCGCATGACCAAAATCCCTCTGTACTTTTTATTGGTTGGGGGAACCGTGAACAGGGGAATACTCGCGCCGACGGGGTCAGGCGGCAATGGTCAAAGCCCTCAAGTTGCTTGACTGGTTTGGCCATGGTTTGGGGGATGGGTTGCCAGTTGTGACCCTATCGCGAGCAGGCTCGCTCCCACAGGGGATTTGTGTTGGACGCAAAACCCTTGTGGGAGCGAGCCTGCTCGCGATAGCAATTTCCCAGTCGCTACAAAGGCTGTTTCCAAGCGAATGAATAGACCTTCCCAGGCGCCGGAGGCTGGCAGCGCTGGTTATCCGCATCGGCCCCCACCAGGAACCACTCGGCCCTGGAAGTTTCACCGACACTATGGGCCTTTTGCGGGTTGTAACAACGCGCCAGATCCCGCGCAGGCACCAGCGCATAGGCCTGCGGGTGACTGCGAAGCCAGAGCGCGGACTGTTCCAGGGACTGCTTGCCATAAAAGCCGAAATGCACGATGGGTTGCCGGGCGAACAACCAGTGCCCCTCACGCCAACCGACCAGCACCAGCTCGGCGTTGTTGCTCAATCGCGCCACGTCAGCCATGAGGGTTTCGTGGGGGTTGACGCCCTCCTTGTGGGGCTCGATGAAGCCACGCACGAACCAGGCGCACAGCCACACCACCGTCAGCACCGCGAACACCGTCCTGCCCCGCGGACGCCGGCTGAACCAGCGGCGCAACATCCACGGAACCAGCGGTGCCACCAGCAGAATCAACCCAGGCAATGCCGGAAAGATATACAGCTTGCGCTTGCCGCTGCTCAGGCTGAAGAACAGCAACACCAGCACCACCCAGCCGAGCAATACCAGCACCCGACCATCGTGCTTGAGCAATTGCCTGCGCCAGGCCGGCACCAGCCAGGGCAGCATGAAGAAAATCGGTAACCAGTACTTCGGAATCACCTGGACGAAGAAGTACCAGAAGGGTTCGCGATGCTCCCACGCATTGGCATAGCGCCCCGCCGTTTGCTTGAACAGGATTTCCTGGGTATAGGCCAGGCTGTCGGCGCTGCCTTGCGCCACGATCAACAACAGCGGGCCCAGCCACACTGCAATGGCAGCCAGCGCCACCAGCAGCCCCAGCCACCAGGCGCCGGCTTTACCGGGCATCGGCGTCACGCCTTTCCAACCCTTGCGCACCGCATAGGCATATGGAATCAGCATCAACACCGGCAGAAAACCCACCCCCTTGCTGATGACGCCAAACCCCATCGCCGCGCAAGCCACGTAGTACCAGCGCCAGTCCGGGCCGAGCAGCAGGTGCCGGCACAGGCCATAGATGCCAAGGATGGTCCAGAGCGCGAGAAAACCATCGATCTGCCCGGTGCGCAGGATGCTGTAGGTCTGGTAGGTCGCCAGGAACAGCAGCGCGGCAATCACACCGATACGCCGCCCCCACAAGCGCCGGCCCAGGTCATACAAGCAAGCCGTGGTCACGCTGCCGGCCAACAGCGCAGGCAAGTACAGGGCGACTTTTGGCAGTTGGGTCAGTTGCACGAACAGCGCCACGGTCCACATGAACAGGGGTGGCTTGTCCGCGTAGATTTCCCCGGCTCGATGGGGAATGAACCATGAGCCGTTCTGGAGCATTTCCAGGGCGACACCGAGGAAGCGTTCTTCATCGACATTCAGCGGTTGCCGCCAGCCGAGCCCGGCCCCCACCATGACCAACGCCAGTAGCGCAAAACCCAGCAATTCCAGCCG is from Pseudomonas sp. B21-056 and encodes:
- a CDS encoding SDR family NAD(P)-dependent oxidoreductase, producing the protein MQIDNKIFLVSGGASGLGAATGELLVKAGAKVMLVDLNAEAVAAQAQKLGCQSVVADISNEAAAEAAVKATVEAFGGLNGLVNCAGIVRGEKILGKNGPHGLASFSQVINVNLIGSFNLLRLAAAAIAETEADADGERGVIINTASVAAFDGQIGQAAYAASKGAIASLTLPAARELARFGIRVMTIAPGIFETPMMAGMTPEVRDSLAAGVPFPPRLGKPAEYAALVRHIIENSMLNGEVIRLDGALRMAAK
- a CDS encoding ArnT family glycosyltransferase — translated: MNTKASSWTKGAETVRIRLSSPRLELLGFALLALVMVGAGLGWRQPLNVDEERFLGVALEMLQNGSWFIPHRAGEIYADKPPLFMWTVALFVQLTQLPKVALYLPALLAGSVTTACLYDLGRRLWGRRIGVIAALLFLATYQTYSILRTGQIDGFLALWTILGIYGLCRHLLLGPDWRWYYVACAAMGFGVISKGVGFLPVLMLIPYAYAVRKGWKGVTPMPGKAGAWWLGLLVALAAIAVWLGPLLLIVAQGSADSLAYTQEILFKQTAGRYANAWEHREPFWYFFVQVIPKYWLPIFFMLPWLVPAWRRQLLKHDGRVLVLLGWVVLVLLFFSLSSGKRKLYIFPALPGLILLVAPLVPWMLRRWFSRRPRGRTVFAVLTVVWLCAWFVRGFIEPHKEGVNPHETLMADVARLSNNAELVLVGWREGHWLFARQPIVHFGFYGKQSLEQSALWLRSHPQAYALVPARDLARCYNPQKAHSVGETSRAEWFLVGADADNQRCQPPAPGKVYSFAWKQPL
- a CDS encoding AMP-binding protein, which encodes MRDYSSATSQFDYQHTVNAALHGSLEALNACVECCDQHALPGRIALFWEGRDGSDATWTYRDLQDHAARFANFLLTQGVGKGDKVAGLLPRTAELLIVVLATWRIGAVYQPLFTAFGPKAIEHRLGGSGARIVVTDAVNRPKLNEVTGCPTVVTVGGEKGRGIVRGDYSFWAEVANHSNQCEPVMLTGEDPFLLMFTSGTTGPAKALSIPLKAIVAFQSYTRDAVDLRPEDAFWNLADPGWAYGVYFGVTGPLAMGHPITFYDGPFTLESTCRVINKYGITNLTGSPTAYRLLIAGGEQFARSIKGRLRIVSSAGEPLNPEVIRWFADNLDVVIHDHYGQTELGMVLCNHHGLTHPVHLGAAGFASPGHRIVVLDENHQELGVGQPGILAVDRSQSPMCWFAGYQGGPTKSFVGNYYLSGDTVELNPDGSISFVGRSDDVITTSGYRVGPFDVESALIEHPAVVEAAVIGKPDPERTELVKAFVVLSAQYRAAPELAEELRQHVRKRLAAHAYPREIEFVSDLPKTPSGKVQRFILRNQEVAKAQEAAAQNVSA